In Candidatus Methylomirabilota bacterium, a single genomic region encodes these proteins:
- a CDS encoding tetratricopeptide repeat protein translates to MFEDRGGLRLSTTSERAAEQYRLGVDAFLSASAGVEPALEAALEADPDFALGHAARARGLQARGAVPAAKEAIGRARALAGGVTPRERRHIEALSLAIDGELTGGLALVREHLADTPRDALVLSLVTGVYSLVGASGRRDRDKLLRDLLDGVASAYEDDWWFLGMHGFACTESGSPAEGRRKIERSLTLRPRNANAAHALAHVFYEEGDSIGGADFVNGWIPGYERAAQLHCHLSWHLSLFELGAGRGARALAVYEDSIRPGVARSAATGAVADSSAFLWRCQLWGVGPAALPWGEIRDFAARSFPRPSTAFAEAHIVMALAAAGDHAAVESRLAELRKMEREGRQPAGPVVADVAEGMAAFARGDYGEAIRLIEPVFEEIVRVGGSRAQRDVFEQTLLSSYLRAGRTKDAEALFRQRLEGRPAVPGHLSR, encoded by the coding sequence ATGTTTGAGGACCGTGGCGGTCTTCGCCTGTCCACCACTTCCGAGCGCGCCGCCGAGCAGTACCGGCTCGGCGTGGACGCGTTCCTCTCGGCGAGCGCGGGCGTCGAGCCGGCACTCGAGGCGGCCCTCGAGGCGGATCCAGACTTCGCGCTGGGTCACGCTGCCCGCGCCCGTGGCCTGCAGGCCCGCGGCGCCGTTCCCGCCGCCAAGGAGGCGATTGGCCGGGCGCGCGCGCTCGCGGGCGGGGTCACACCGCGCGAGCGCCGCCACATCGAGGCGCTCTCCCTCGCCATCGACGGCGAGCTGACGGGCGGGCTCGCCCTCGTGCGCGAGCACCTCGCGGACACGCCACGCGATGCCCTCGTGCTGTCGCTCGTCACCGGGGTCTACAGCCTCGTGGGAGCCAGCGGCCGGCGGGATCGCGACAAGCTGCTTCGGGACTTGCTCGATGGGGTCGCGTCCGCCTACGAGGACGACTGGTGGTTCCTGGGCATGCACGGCTTCGCCTGCACGGAGTCGGGCAGCCCGGCGGAGGGCCGGCGCAAGATCGAGCGGTCGCTCACGCTCCGGCCGCGCAACGCGAACGCCGCCCACGCCCTCGCGCACGTCTTCTATGAGGAAGGCGACAGTATCGGGGGCGCCGACTTCGTGAACGGGTGGATCCCCGGATACGAGCGCGCGGCCCAGCTGCACTGCCATCTCTCCTGGCATCTCTCGCTCTTCGAGCTCGGGGCGGGGCGCGGCGCGCGCGCGCTCGCCGTCTACGAGGACAGCATCCGTCCCGGCGTCGCGCGCTCCGCGGCCACGGGGGCGGTGGCGGACAGCAGCGCGTTCCTGTGGCGCTGCCAGCTCTGGGGAGTGGGCCCCGCCGCGCTTCCGTGGGGCGAGATCCGGGACTTTGCCGCTCGGTCCTTTCCGCGACCGAGCACGGCCTTTGCCGAGGCCCACATCGTCATGGCGCTGGCGGCGGCGGGCGACCACGCGGCGGTCGAGAGCCGGCTCGCCGAGCTGCGGAAGATGGAGCGGGAAGGACGCCAGCCCGCCGGCCCCGTGGTCGCCGACGTCGCCGAGGGTATGGCCGCCTTCGCGCGCGGTGACTATGGCGAGGCCATCCGTCTCATCGAGCCGGTCTTCGAGGAGATCGTGCGGGTCGGAGGCAGCCGCGCCCAGCGCGACGTCTTCGAGCAGACGCTGCTGAGCTCGTATCTACGGGCGGGCCGGACCAAGGATGCCGAGGCGCTCTTCCGCCAGCGCCTGGAAGGCCGCCCCGCCGTGCCCGGTCATCTCTCCCGCTAG
- a CDS encoding mandelate racemase/muconate lactonizing enzyme family protein, with protein sequence MKIADIRAFPTSFPVPPEARVSLGIGMAVKRDAVVVKVTTDGGLVGWGESHHGRSPGAVAHHANTTLKQLVMGMDASDVVGVWAKIYKMQLGSHGMGAATAIAMSGIDMALWDIRGKAVGWPLYRLLGGAARPIPAYAGGVSLGYQEPAALVDEARVHVEAGYKAVKLRIGDAPTRDLERVAAVRKAFGEGLTILSDANTGYTVADARQAMPGLEAHAVGWLEEPFPPHDHRSYAQAATFARVPLAAGENHYTRFEFSRVIEDRVITILQPDLSKTGGITEGLRIAALASTWKLSINPHTSMTGLNMAACIHFLAAIDNAGYFEADVSTYNLFRDKLGSEPYRIGTDGCVRPLEKPGLGVEIDEAFLTAHPVIEGPGYV encoded by the coding sequence ATGAAGATCGCGGACATTCGCGCGTTTCCCACGTCGTTTCCCGTCCCGCCCGAGGCCCGTGTCTCGCTGGGCATCGGGATGGCGGTCAAGCGCGACGCCGTCGTGGTCAAGGTGACGACGGACGGGGGCCTGGTCGGCTGGGGCGAGTCGCATCACGGCCGCTCGCCCGGCGCGGTCGCCCACCACGCCAATACCACGCTCAAGCAGCTCGTCATGGGAATGGACGCATCTGATGTTGTTGGGGTGTGGGCCAAGATCTACAAGATGCAGCTGGGCTCCCACGGGATGGGCGCGGCCACGGCCATCGCCATGAGCGGCATCGACATGGCGCTCTGGGATATACGCGGCAAGGCGGTGGGCTGGCCGCTCTATCGTCTTCTCGGCGGCGCGGCGCGCCCCATCCCCGCGTATGCGGGCGGTGTCTCGCTCGGCTATCAGGAGCCCGCGGCGCTCGTGGACGAGGCGCGTGTCCACGTCGAGGCGGGCTACAAGGCGGTCAAGCTCCGTATCGGCGATGCTCCCACGCGTGATCTCGAGCGCGTGGCGGCGGTGCGCAAGGCCTTCGGCGAGGGGCTGACCATTCTCTCTGACGCCAATACCGGCTACACCGTGGCGGATGCGCGCCAGGCCATGCCGGGACTGGAGGCTCATGCCGTGGGCTGGCTCGAGGAGCCCTTTCCGCCCCACGACCACCGGAGCTATGCGCAGGCGGCCACCTTTGCCCGCGTACCCTTGGCCGCCGGCGAAAATCACTACACGCGCTTCGAGTTCTCCCGCGTGATCGAGGACCGGGTGATCACCATCCTGCAGCCCGATCTTTCCAAGACCGGGGGCATCACGGAAGGGCTGCGCATCGCGGCCCTCGCCTCGACGTGGAAGCTCTCCATCAACCCGCATACCTCGATGACCGGCCTCAACATGGCCGCCTGCATCCATTTTCTGGCCGCCATCGACAATGCCGGCTATTTCGAGGCCGACGTCTCCACGTACAACCTCTTCCGCGACAAGCTCGGCAGCGAGCCCTACCGGATCGGCACGGACGGCTGCGTGCGGCCGCTGGAGAAGCCCGGCCTCGGCGTCGAGATCGACGAAGCTTTTCTGACAGCTCACCCGGTGATCGAGGGCCCCGGCTATGTTTGA
- a CDS encoding cysteine dioxygenase family protein has protein sequence MTVYTFKQFLEDLEAITSKEQDPEVITRRAAPFLEKLCGNPEAIPAEYRTAPAGQRGRYILHRGPRFNVTSVIWPPGDEARSHDHETWGLVGVVENEIQETRYVSTGARSLGGKVALEVREVLRHKPGAVSRLVPPHDEIHAMHNPTTKDTLEIHVYGKDLMGLQRHVFDADGTVKSLVSGKYMNC, from the coding sequence ATGACGGTGTACACGTTCAAGCAGTTCCTCGAGGATCTCGAGGCGATCACGAGCAAGGAGCAGGACCCCGAGGTCATCACCCGCCGGGCGGCGCCGTTCCTCGAGAAGCTCTGCGGCAATCCGGAGGCGATTCCCGCCGAGTATCGCACCGCGCCGGCGGGTCAGCGGGGCCGCTACATCCTCCACCGGGGCCCGCGATTCAACGTCACCTCGGTGATCTGGCCGCCGGGTGACGAGGCCCGCTCTCACGATCATGAAACGTGGGGCCTGGTGGGGGTGGTCGAGAACGAGATCCAGGAGACGCGCTATGTCTCCACGGGCGCGCGCTCCCTCGGAGGCAAGGTGGCGCTCGAAGTGCGCGAGGTGCTTCGTCACAAGCCCGGCGCCGTGTCCCGACTCGTGCCACCCCACGACGAGATCCACGCCATGCACAATCCAACCACCAAGGACACGCTGGAGATCCACGTCTACGGCAAGGACCTCATGGGCCTCCAGCGCCACGTCTTCGACGCCGACGGCACCGTGAAGTCTCTGGTGAGCGGCAAATACATGAACTGCTGA
- the sseA gene encoding 3-mercaptopyruvate sulfurtransferase, giving the protein MTTEWLAAVLSDPRGGGENSRVRVVDGTWHMPQLQRSARREFEEGHIPGAVFFDIDEIADRTTPLPHMLPAAAEFSRHMSALGLSSHDLIVVYDTRGVVSAARVWWTFRAFGHDRVAVLDGGLKKWKAEGRPLATGAPTPAVRRFRAKLRPALVRGLEQMRRNVDTRREQVLDARSRGRFYGTEAEPRQGLRAGHIPGSFNLPYDMLYRPDGTLLPPEGLKEAFREAGLDPRKPVATTCGSGVTASVLALGLHVIGHKKVAVYDGSWTEWGGRSDTPVEL; this is encoded by the coding sequence GTGACCACGGAGTGGCTGGCCGCGGTTCTATCTGATCCTCGCGGGGGCGGGGAGAACTCTCGCGTGCGCGTGGTGGACGGCACCTGGCACATGCCTCAGCTCCAGCGCAGCGCGCGCCGCGAGTTCGAGGAAGGGCATATCCCCGGGGCGGTCTTCTTCGACATCGACGAGATCGCCGATCGCACCACGCCTCTTCCCCACATGCTTCCCGCGGCGGCGGAGTTCTCCCGCCACATGAGCGCGCTGGGGCTGTCGAGCCATGACCTCATCGTGGTCTATGACACCCGCGGCGTGGTCAGCGCCGCGCGCGTCTGGTGGACCTTCCGGGCCTTCGGGCACGATCGGGTGGCTGTGCTCGACGGCGGACTCAAGAAGTGGAAGGCCGAGGGGCGTCCCCTCGCCACGGGGGCGCCCACCCCCGCCGTCCGTCGCTTCCGCGCCAAGCTCCGGCCCGCGCTCGTGCGCGGGCTCGAGCAGATGCGACGCAATGTCGACACGCGTCGCGAGCAGGTGCTGGACGCTCGCTCGCGCGGCCGCTTTTACGGCACCGAGGCCGAGCCGCGTCAGGGGCTGCGCGCCGGCCACATTCCGGGCAGCTTCAACCTGCCCTATGACATGCTCTACCGGCCGGACGGCACCCTCCTTCCTCCCGAGGGGCTCAAGGAGGCGTTTCGCGAGGCGGGACTGGATCCGCGCAAACCGGTGGCGACCACCTGCGGCTCGGGGGTGACGGCCTCGGTGCTGGCCCTGGGGCTTCACGTGATCGGGCACAAGAAGGTCGCGGTCTATGACGGCTCGTGGACGGAGTGGGGCGGCCGCTCCGACACACCGGTCGAGCTCTGA
- a CDS encoding rhodanese-like domain-containing protein: MTPRELAALMAGEAPHAVLDLRERAAYERGHIFRATSLPRRLLEFRLRDLVSAKGTPLVLCDGDGTLAALASPMVRAMGYTDVRTLEGGLGDWCAGGRETVTGINVPSKAFGEWALHHLGTPEIPPHELKRRIDGGEDLVIVDSRTPEEYHRGCIPGSVSMPGGELTLRIGELATKPETTIVVHCGGRTRSYIGAESLRRMRLPNPIVALENGTMGWELAGFALERGAQRWAPAVSEAGRERARAVAARVAKDDGIASITAVELSNLWARRAEENVVVLDVRMREEYEAGHLAGAAWAPGGQAVQATDEYIAVRAARVVLVCDGAGRSVMTASWLKRMGLPQVAVLSGGLPAWIEQGGAIETGHPEAEPWGFAAAREVVGSLVAAELKAALAGGQPPTVLSVDPSDVYARGHVPGAAWLCRSRLELKAPQALPDRTRALVLTCRDGRPSTLAAAALARVGYAAVRVLDGGTSAWERVGLALETGKSRLLDETDDVVLKPYEKGREAMEAYLKWEVDLDPAALDAARSK, translated from the coding sequence GTGACGCCGCGTGAGCTGGCCGCGCTCATGGCGGGCGAGGCGCCCCACGCCGTCCTCGATCTCCGCGAGCGCGCGGCTTATGAGCGCGGGCATATCTTCCGCGCGACCTCTCTGCCCCGGCGGCTCCTCGAGTTCAGGCTGCGCGATCTCGTGTCGGCGAAGGGCACGCCCCTCGTATTGTGTGACGGCGACGGCACCCTGGCCGCGCTCGCCTCGCCCATGGTGCGCGCCATGGGCTATACCGACGTCCGCACGCTCGAGGGAGGGCTTGGCGACTGGTGCGCGGGAGGGCGGGAAACCGTCACGGGCATCAACGTGCCGAGCAAGGCGTTCGGGGAATGGGCCCTCCATCACCTCGGCACGCCCGAGATCCCCCCTCACGAGCTGAAGCGGCGGATCGATGGCGGCGAAGACTTGGTCATCGTGGATTCGCGCACGCCCGAGGAGTATCACCGGGGCTGTATCCCGGGCTCCGTGAGCATGCCGGGGGGCGAGCTCACCCTGCGGATCGGCGAGCTCGCCACGAAACCCGAGACCACCATCGTCGTCCACTGCGGCGGCCGCACCCGGAGCTATATCGGCGCCGAGTCTCTCCGGCGCATGAGGCTGCCCAATCCCATCGTGGCCCTCGAGAACGGCACCATGGGTTGGGAGCTGGCCGGCTTTGCCCTCGAGCGGGGAGCCCAGCGCTGGGCGCCCGCGGTGTCGGAGGCGGGCCGCGAGCGGGCGCGCGCGGTGGCGGCGCGGGTGGCCAAGGATGACGGGATCGCATCCATCACGGCGGTCGAGCTGAGCAATCTCTGGGCCCGTCGCGCCGAGGAGAATGTCGTCGTCCTCGATGTCCGCATGCGCGAGGAATACGAGGCCGGTCATTTGGCGGGCGCCGCGTGGGCCCCCGGTGGCCAGGCCGTCCAGGCCACCGACGAGTACATCGCGGTGCGCGCCGCGCGCGTCGTGCTGGTCTGCGATGGCGCCGGCCGCTCGGTCATGACCGCCTCGTGGCTCAAGCGCATGGGTCTGCCTCAGGTGGCGGTGCTCTCGGGCGGGCTCCCCGCATGGATCGAGCAGGGCGGCGCCATCGAGACCGGCCATCCCGAGGCCGAGCCGTGGGGATTCGCGGCGGCGCGGGAGGTGGTGGGCAGCCTCGTGGCGGCGGAGCTCAAGGCCGCGCTCGCGGGAGGACAGCCGCCCACCGTGCTCAGCGTCGATCCGAGCGATGTCTATGCCCGCGGCCACGTGCCGGGCGCGGCATGGCTGTGCCGCAGCCGCCTCGAGCTCAAGGCTCCACAGGCTCTCCCCGATCGGACACGGGCCCTCGTTCTCACGTGCCGCGACGGGCGGCCCTCGACGCTCGCCGCGGCCGCGCTCGCGCGCGTCGGCTATGCCGCCGTCCGCGTGCTGGACGGTGGCACCTCTGCGTGGGAGCGGGTGGGGCTCGCGCTCGAGACGGGCAAGAGCCGACTCCTCGACGAGACCGACGATGTGGTGCTCAAGCCGTACGAGAAGGGCCGCGAGGCCATGGAGGCCTATCTGAAATGGGAAGTCGATCTCGACCCCGCCGCCCTCGACGCCGCGCGGTCAAAGTAA
- a CDS encoding vitamin K epoxide reductase family protein: MPKLKKPREMPSPPVTSRPDWIIAGLALVGLAVAGYLTALKLGGNQTFLCRDGSGCDIVQASRYSLLAGLPTALWGATVYAAILVLSVIPQTVRRWQTAFMFVSAAVAFSIYLTYLSVFVIGATCPYCLASGAISLLLLVTMMVRRPAAPARAYSLKHLAGLGITAGVAAVIFGAFIFAADFSTPAGYQMALAEHLKKNQAVFYGAHW; the protein is encoded by the coding sequence ATGCCGAAGCTCAAGAAGCCGCGCGAGATGCCCTCGCCGCCCGTCACGTCGCGGCCGGACTGGATCATCGCGGGGTTGGCCCTCGTGGGTCTGGCCGTGGCCGGCTACCTGACCGCGCTGAAGCTGGGCGGCAATCAAACCTTCCTCTGCCGCGACGGCAGCGGCTGCGACATCGTCCAGGCCAGTCGCTATTCGCTCCTCGCCGGTCTCCCCACCGCCCTCTGGGGCGCCACCGTCTACGCCGCCATCTTGGTCCTGAGCGTCATCCCGCAAACCGTGCGGCGCTGGCAGACGGCCTTCATGTTCGTCTCGGCCGCGGTGGCCTTCTCGATCTACCTCACGTACCTGTCGGTCTTCGTGATCGGCGCCACCTGCCCCTACTGCCTCGCCTCGGGCGCCATCTCGCTCCTGCTCCTCGTGACCATGATGGTGAGGCGGCCCGCGGCCCCTGCCCGGGCGTATTCGCTGAAGCACCTGGCCGGACTCGGCATCACGGCGGGCGTGGCCGCGGTGATCTTCGGCGCGTTCATCTTCGCCGCGGACTTCTCCACGCCCGCGGGATACCAGATGGCTCTCGCCGAGCATCTCAAGAAGAACCAGGCCGTGTTCTACGGCGCCCACTGGTGA
- the pncA gene encoding bifunctional nicotinamidase/pyrazinamidase, whose product MTRAGQASAQGTGGKIKPDDHALLVIVDVQNDFIPGGALPVKEGDQIVPLVNKIAAGFRHVILTQDWHTPGHISFASTHAGKKPFETVALGYGTQVLWPDHCVQGTPGADFHKDLKVPHAELIIRKGYRQHMDSYSAFFEADGKATTGLRGYVRDRGLRNLYFVGLATDFCVGWSALDARKVGLQASVIEDACRGIDTEGSLAKAWAAMQKAGVKRIQSSDIT is encoded by the coding sequence ATGACGCGGGCCGGCCAGGCCAGCGCCCAGGGCACGGGCGGCAAGATCAAGCCGGATGATCATGCGCTGCTCGTGATCGTGGACGTGCAGAACGACTTCATTCCCGGGGGCGCCCTTCCCGTCAAGGAGGGTGATCAGATCGTTCCGCTGGTGAACAAGATCGCCGCGGGCTTCCGGCATGTGATCCTGACTCAGGACTGGCATACGCCGGGGCACATCTCCTTCGCCTCGACCCATGCCGGCAAGAAGCCCTTCGAGACGGTGGCCCTCGGCTACGGGACCCAGGTGCTCTGGCCCGATCACTGCGTGCAAGGCACGCCCGGCGCGGACTTTCACAAGGACCTCAAGGTCCCGCACGCCGAGCTCATCATTCGCAAGGGATACCGGCAGCACATGGACTCCTACTCGGCCTTCTTCGAGGCCGACGGCAAGGCGACCACGGGGCTCCGGGGCTATGTCCGGGACCGCGGGCTCCGCAATCTCTACTTCGTCGGCCTGGCCACGGACTTCTGCGTGGGCTGGTCGGCCCTGGATGCTCGCAAGGTGGGACTTCAGGCCTCGGTGATCGAGGATGCCTGCCGCGGCATCGACACGGAGGGATCGCTCGCCAAGGCCTGGGCGGCCATGCAGAAGGCCGGGGTCAAGCGCATCCAGTCCAGCGACATCACGTAA
- a CDS encoding nitroreductase/quinone reductase family protein has protein sequence MPDPAASEEPQYLYLTTRGRKTGRPREIEIWFTRRGRCFYLVSERRLRAHWVQNLLEEPRVRWSVDGRKFRGRARVVRAASAPELVRDIQARSKSKYGWGDGLVVELDPGAPAARRRPHGMA, from the coding sequence ATGCCGGACCCCGCCGCGTCGGAGGAGCCGCAATACCTCTATCTCACGACGCGCGGCCGGAAGACGGGGCGGCCGCGCGAGATCGAGATCTGGTTCACGCGGCGCGGGCGCTGCTTCTATCTCGTGTCCGAGCGCCGGCTCCGCGCCCACTGGGTGCAGAACCTCCTGGAGGAGCCGCGCGTGCGGTGGAGCGTGGACGGCCGGAAGTTCCGCGGCCGCGCGCGCGTGGTGCGCGCGGCCAGCGCCCCCGAGCTGGTCCGCGACATCCAGGCCCGCTCGAAGAGCAAGTACGGCTGGGGCGACGGCCTCGTGGTCGAGCTCGACCCCGGCGCGCCCGCGGCGCGCCGTCGCCCTCACGGCATGGCCTAG
- a CDS encoding enoyl-CoA hydratase/isomerase family protein, whose product MDYADYQHLLFDRRKNGVVLITINRPEVMNATNARLHWELTQVWLTIDADPAARVALVTGAGRAFSAGGDIALVEDMAGNPEAAARTMREAADLVYNIINLDKPVISAINGVAVGAGLVVALLADVSIISETARFTDGHTRLGVAAGDHAAIIWPLLCGMAKAKYYLLTSDFIDGREAERIGLVSRCVPADKLMETALAVAEGLAGGSQPAIRFTKRALNNWLRQAGPIFDHSLALEMLCFGFEDVKEGARAIREKRPPSFPSAR is encoded by the coding sequence ATGGACTACGCCGATTACCAGCACCTGCTCTTCGACCGCCGGAAGAACGGGGTCGTGCTCATCACGATCAACCGTCCCGAAGTGATGAACGCCACCAATGCGCGGCTGCACTGGGAGCTGACCCAGGTGTGGCTCACCATCGACGCCGATCCGGCGGCGCGCGTGGCCCTCGTCACCGGAGCGGGACGGGCCTTCTCGGCGGGCGGAGATATCGCGCTCGTCGAGGACATGGCGGGGAATCCCGAGGCGGCCGCCCGAACGATGCGCGAGGCCGCGGACCTCGTGTACAACATCATCAACCTCGACAAGCCGGTGATCTCCGCCATCAATGGGGTGGCGGTGGGGGCCGGCCTCGTGGTGGCCCTGCTCGCCGATGTCAGCATCATCTCGGAGACGGCCAGGTTCACGGACGGCCACACGCGGCTCGGCGTGGCCGCGGGCGATCACGCCGCCATCATCTGGCCTCTCCTCTGCGGCATGGCCAAGGCCAAGTACTATCTCCTCACGAGCGATTTCATCGACGGTCGTGAGGCCGAGCGCATCGGTCTCGTCAGCCGTTGCGTTCCCGCCGACAAGCTCATGGAGACGGCCCTGGCCGTGGCCGAGGGGCTGGCCGGGGGCAGCCAGCCCGCGATCCGGTTCACCAAGCGTGCGCTCAACAACTGGCTGCGCCAGGCCGGACCCATCTTCGACCACTCGCTCGCCCTCGAGATGCTGTGCTTCGGCTTCGAGGATGTGAAGGAAGGCGCCCGCGCCATCCGCGAGAAGCGCCCCCCGTCCTTTCCGTCGGCGCGGTGA
- a CDS encoding NifU family protein: protein MSEELATKVQELIDSTINPAVAGHGGFVQLIEVKDNKVYLQMGGGCQGCGAADVTLKAGIERLIKEELPEIEEVLDSTDHAAGTNPYYTPAK, encoded by the coding sequence ATGAGCGAGGAACTGGCGACCAAGGTGCAGGAGCTGATTGACTCGACCATCAATCCGGCCGTGGCCGGCCATGGTGGCTTCGTCCAGCTGATAGAAGTCAAGGACAACAAGGTCTACCTCCAGATGGGCGGCGGCTGTCAGGGCTGCGGCGCGGCGGATGTCACGCTGAAGGCCGGCATCGAGCGCCTCATCAAGGAAGAGCTTCCGGAGATCGAGGAAGTACTGGACTCCACCGACCACGCGGCCGGCACCAACCCGTACTACACGCCGGCGAAGTAG
- a CDS encoding protein-methionine-sulfoxide reductase heme-binding subunit MsrQ produces the protein MTYRRRVALKAAVWVASLWPLGVLVRGWFADDLTANPIDYITRTLGLTALVLLLTSLGMTPLRILFRWSWPIQFRRLLGLLAFFYVCLHFTVWIGLDHFFAWKRMGQDVLKRPFITVGVLALVLLIPLALTSTQGMIKRLGGARWRLLHRAVYVAGVLGVLHFLWLAKKGRTTPYYYAIVLAALLAVRLWDWGRKKLASRALKNEPSPPLGERAG, from the coding sequence GTGACGTATCGCAGGCGGGTCGCTCTCAAGGCCGCCGTCTGGGTGGCCAGCCTCTGGCCCCTCGGGGTCCTGGTGCGTGGTTGGTTCGCTGACGATCTCACCGCCAATCCCATCGACTACATCACGCGGACCCTGGGGCTCACCGCCCTCGTCCTGCTCCTGACCAGTCTCGGCATGACCCCGCTGCGCATCTTGTTCCGCTGGTCCTGGCCCATCCAGTTTCGCCGCCTTCTCGGCCTCCTGGCCTTCTTCTACGTCTGCCTGCACTTCACCGTCTGGATAGGGCTCGATCACTTCTTCGCGTGGAAGCGCATGGGGCAGGACGTTCTCAAGCGCCCCTTCATCACGGTGGGCGTCCTCGCCCTCGTGCTCCTCATCCCCCTCGCCCTCACGTCGACCCAGGGCATGATCAAGCGCCTGGGCGGCGCCCGGTGGCGACTGCTCCATCGCGCCGTCTACGTGGCGGGGGTGCTCGGGGTGCTCCACTTCCTGTGGCTGGCCAAGAAGGGCCGCACGACGCCGTACTACTACGCCATCGTGCTGGCCGCCCTGCTCGCCGTGCGGCTGTGGGACTGGGGGCGGAAAAAACTGGCTTCGCGAGCCCTAAAAAACGAACCCTCTCCCCCACTGGGGGAGAGGGCGGGCTAA
- the msrP gene encoding protein-methionine-sulfoxide reductase catalytic subunit MsrP: protein MLIKRDQDRKVRGEDIPASEITEERLYLDRRAFIAGAAALALVPSRASAQGNLAPLKAARNPAFTLPDALTSYKNVTSYNNFYEFGTNKEDPERLQASLKTRPWAVKVEGFCAKPKTFDIEEILKFPLEERVYRLRCVEAWSMVIPWIGFPLKDLLKRVEPTGQAKYVEFTTLVDPKMFPGQRRGLFGFALDWPYTEGLRLDEAMHPLTLMTVGLYGQVLPNQNGAPFRVVVPWKYGFKSAKSLVKIRLTAEEPKTAWNKAAPSEYGFYSNVNPQVDHPRWTQATERRIPEVRRRETLMFNGYGDQVASMYTGMDLRKFY, encoded by the coding sequence ATGTTGATCAAGCGTGACCAGGACAGGAAAGTTCGAGGAGAGGACATCCCGGCCTCGGAGATCACCGAGGAGCGGCTCTATCTCGATCGGCGGGCCTTCATTGCGGGAGCCGCGGCGCTGGCCCTGGTGCCTTCCCGGGCCTCGGCGCAGGGGAATCTCGCCCCGCTCAAGGCGGCCAGGAACCCGGCCTTCACGCTGCCCGACGCGCTGACCTCGTACAAGAACGTCACCTCCTACAACAACTTCTACGAGTTCGGCACCAACAAGGAGGACCCGGAGCGGCTGCAGGCCTCGCTGAAAACGCGCCCATGGGCGGTCAAGGTCGAGGGGTTCTGCGCCAAACCCAAGACCTTCGACATAGAGGAGATCCTGAAGTTCCCTCTCGAGGAGCGGGTGTACCGGCTCCGCTGCGTCGAGGCTTGGTCCATGGTCATTCCGTGGATAGGCTTTCCCTTGAAAGATCTGCTCAAGCGCGTGGAGCCCACGGGGCAGGCCAAGTACGTCGAGTTCACCACCCTCGTCGACCCGAAGATGTTTCCGGGACAAAGGCGAGGCCTCTTCGGCTTCGCTCTCGACTGGCCCTATACGGAAGGGCTCCGGCTCGACGAGGCCATGCATCCCCTGACCCTCATGACCGTCGGACTCTACGGCCAGGTCCTCCCGAACCAGAACGGCGCGCCGTTCCGCGTGGTGGTGCCGTGGAAGTACGGCTTCAAGAGCGCCAAGTCCCTGGTCAAGATCCGCCTCACCGCGGAGGAGCCCAAGACCGCCTGGAACAAGGCCGCGCCCAGCGAGTATGGCTTCTATTCGAACGTGAACCCGCAGGTCGACCATCCCCGCTGGACTCAGGCCACCGAGCGCCGCATTCCAGAGGTGCGTCGCCGCGAGACGCTGATGTTCAATGGCTATGGCGATCAGGTCGCTTCGATGTACACGGGGATGGACCTGCGGAAGTTCTACTAG
- a CDS encoding phospholipase D-like domain-containing protein: protein MIRPRPWAGWVLVLALLTPASRPALASHAQHPPEVGFTCPGLVRFSPHGGAEALVVDTLGQARVTVHIAIYGLTSRKIEQALLDLAQAGVRVSIKSDHVQSAGKAQGALLSRLRAAGIEVEVSRVGRLLHDKFAVVDGRWVITGSFNWTEGAERRNRENVLALDCPALAQAFEAEWETIRPDDP, encoded by the coding sequence GTGATCCGGCCCCGTCCATGGGCAGGGTGGGTGCTCGTCCTGGCGCTTCTGACCCCCGCTTCCCGCCCGGCTCTTGCCTCCCACGCCCAGCATCCTCCGGAGGTTGGATTCACCTGTCCTGGGCTGGTCCGCTTCTCTCCCCATGGCGGCGCCGAGGCCCTCGTCGTCGACACCCTCGGCCAGGCCCGCGTCACCGTGCACATCGCCATCTACGGGTTGACGAGCCGCAAGATCGAGCAGGCGCTGCTGGACCTTGCCCAGGCCGGCGTGCGCGTATCCATCAAATCCGACCATGTCCAGAGCGCGGGCAAGGCTCAAGGGGCACTCCTGTCACGACTGCGCGCGGCCGGCATAGAGGTGGAGGTCTCGCGTGTCGGGCGACTGCTCCACGATAAGTTCGCGGTGGTGGACGGTCGCTGGGTCATCACCGGGAGCTTCAACTGGACCGAGGGAGCGGAGCGCCGCAACCGGGAGAATGTCCTGGCCCTCGATTGCCCGGCCCTGGCCCAGGCCTTCGAGGCGGAGTGGGAGACGATCCGCCCCGACGACCCGTAG